From Pantoea sp. At-9b, the proteins below share one genomic window:
- a CDS encoding MFS transporter, whose product MPLVSHTFNHKALMRIAIVMAFIQFTNALEYMALTPVFAFMADGFSVPVSFSGYVSGMYTLGAVLTGIAAFYWIDRFNKKQFLLKNMMLLGTLTFLSTLIADFDTLLALRFCAGLVGGTTMGVGMSILINDAPINLRGKMLATVIASFSMVSIVGMPAILFLCTHFGWHTALWLISSLCLLSLPLIVFILPKDTVPPGVKNNLSIDTQTLLFASCTALVQFSPMLIIPILTPLMMQYMGASQNLLPLLFLSGGIAGYLSTKITGVLISHLSAVKLASISTLFFIASLLIPAMGYHNAFLFIILFLAASYSRLVSASSVAVHYPADEQRASFSSLQTAMMSLITTLAFFLSSLLLPDQGITPQNLNRLLVVSALAASGFPIMIIILQKKLAKRTIRPDHIIID is encoded by the coding sequence ATGCCACTGGTATCACACACGTTTAATCATAAAGCCCTCATGCGGATAGCCATTGTAATGGCTTTTATCCAGTTCACTAATGCGCTGGAGTACATGGCGTTAACGCCTGTTTTTGCTTTTATGGCAGACGGGTTTTCGGTTCCTGTATCATTTTCTGGCTATGTCTCAGGTATGTACACCCTGGGTGCTGTTCTTACTGGAATTGCTGCTTTTTATTGGATCGACCGGTTTAATAAAAAACAATTCTTGCTCAAGAATATGATGCTGCTGGGAACGCTCACATTTTTGTCCACACTCATTGCTGATTTTGACACTCTCCTGGCACTACGATTTTGTGCAGGATTGGTTGGTGGTACCACAATGGGGGTGGGTATGAGTATTTTGATAAATGATGCCCCGATAAATTTACGTGGAAAAATGCTGGCAACAGTGATTGCATCATTTTCGATGGTAAGTATCGTCGGAATGCCAGCTATATTATTTTTGTGCACGCACTTTGGTTGGCATACTGCGCTGTGGCTAATCAGTTCACTTTGCCTGTTGTCTTTACCGTTGATCGTATTTATCCTTCCCAAGGATACGGTCCCACCAGGCGTGAAGAACAACCTGTCTATTGATACTCAGACCTTACTTTTCGCCTCTTGTACTGCACTGGTACAATTTAGTCCAATGCTGATTATTCCTATTCTGACGCCATTAATGATGCAGTATATGGGAGCATCACAAAACCTGTTGCCGCTATTGTTCTTAAGTGGCGGAATTGCAGGTTATCTGTCTACAAAAATAACAGGTGTTCTGATATCGCATTTGTCTGCTGTGAAGTTGGCATCAATTTCAACTCTGTTCTTTATAGCAAGTTTGCTGATTCCTGCGATGGGCTATCATAATGCATTTCTATTCATAATCTTATTTCTGGCTGCCTCATATAGCCGACTTGTTTCCGCTTCGTCGGTTGCTGTCCATTACCCTGCGGATGAACAACGAGCCAGTTTTTCATCACTACAAACAGCAATGATGTCCCTGATAACAACGCTCGCATTCTTTCTGTCTTCCTTATTGCTGCCTGACCAGGGAATAACACCGCAAAATCTAAACAGACTGTTGGTTGTAAGTGCATTAGCCGCGTCTGGATTTCCCATAATGATCATAATACTGCAAAAGAAACTGGCTAAACGTACTATCCGGCCTGACCACATCATCATTGATTAG
- a CDS encoding glutathione peroxidase, with the protein MTTFYQLTATSLGGQLISMADYAGKVVLVVNTASHCGFTPQYGGLEALYKKYAAQGLVVLGFPCNQFGKQEPGGADEIAQTCHINYGVSFPMFEKVEVNGGAAHPVFRYLKNELPGVLGGRVKWNFTKFLIGRDGKPLKRFAPFTTPEKMEATILTALKI; encoded by the coding sequence ATGACCACCTTTTATCAACTTACCGCTACCAGTCTTGGCGGCCAGCTTATCTCTATGGCCGACTATGCTGGAAAGGTGGTTCTGGTCGTTAATACCGCCAGCCATTGTGGATTCACGCCACAATACGGCGGCCTTGAAGCGCTTTACAAGAAGTACGCCGCTCAGGGTTTAGTCGTGCTTGGTTTCCCCTGCAACCAGTTCGGCAAACAGGAACCCGGTGGTGCCGACGAGATCGCGCAGACATGTCACATTAACTACGGTGTGAGCTTCCCGATGTTTGAGAAAGTTGAGGTCAACGGAGGCGCTGCGCACCCGGTGTTTCGTTATCTGAAAAATGAATTGCCCGGCGTGCTGGGTGGGCGGGTCAAGTGGAACTTCACTAAGTTCCTGATCGGACGTGACGGTAAACCGCTCAAGCGTTTTGCCCCGTTCACCACCCCGGAGAAAATGGAAGCCACAATCCTCACTGCACTTAAAATCTAA
- a CDS encoding Rrf2 family transcriptional regulator: MRSDTRLSRVLHVLVHLACDSGNYTSQQLAEMLDTNAALVRRTMAGLREAGYVRSEKGHNGGWSLSCDPAQVTLLDIYKAVGITHLYNLGINRDNPHCLIENAVNDELDGALKQAESLLMNRLNEITLSHLCNKFKENNT; the protein is encoded by the coding sequence TTGAGAAGCGACACACGATTATCGCGAGTTTTACACGTCCTGGTTCATCTGGCCTGTGATTCAGGCAATTATACGTCTCAACAACTGGCTGAGATGCTGGATACCAACGCCGCACTGGTGCGCAGAACCATGGCCGGATTGCGGGAAGCCGGATATGTTCGCTCCGAAAAAGGACACAATGGCGGCTGGTCATTAAGCTGTGACCCTGCGCAAGTGACGTTGCTGGATATCTATAAAGCTGTGGGTATCACCCACCTCTACAACCTTGGTATTAACAGGGATAATCCTCACTGCTTAATTGAGAATGCCGTCAATGATGAGTTAGATGGTGCATTGAAACAGGCTGAGTCACTGTTAATGAACCGCTTAAACGAAATAACCCTCAGTCATTTGTGTAATAAATTCAAAGAAAACAATACCTAA
- the alaE gene encoding L-alanine exporter AlaE → MALSWQSLIDRITNLAKNQRQKKRGTEFLADTVALILFFTTTGIINERMIAGMSWDQVLHARLIGAALMIPVARPYGIWRDWLMQRANPSRGSQLLWDSMALVSFQVPIYAAIIAFSGATGGGLVRGTLGAALMMLFLGRPYGAFLNWVRKLFGLPPGGDKPMSLDS, encoded by the coding sequence ATGGCTTTGTCATGGCAATCGTTAATTGATCGGATAACAAATTTGGCTAAAAACCAAAGACAGAAGAAACGCGGGACTGAATTTTTGGCAGACACGGTTGCACTCATCCTCTTTTTCACGACAACCGGCATCATTAATGAACGCATGATTGCCGGGATGTCGTGGGATCAGGTGCTCCATGCTCGCCTCATTGGCGCAGCCTTAATGATTCCGGTTGCTCGTCCTTATGGCATATGGCGGGATTGGCTCATGCAGCGCGCCAATCCGAGCCGGGGTTCTCAGTTGTTGTGGGACAGCATGGCCCTCGTCAGTTTCCAGGTGCCGATCTATGCAGCCATCATTGCGTTCAGTGGTGCTACAGGTGGCGGGCTGGTACGAGGCACGCTCGGCGCGGCCTTAATGATGCTTTTTCTGGGTCGGCCTTATGGTGCGTTTCTGAACTGGGTTCGTAAGTTGTTCGGCTTACCGCCAGGCGGTGACAAACCCATGTCTCTGGACAGCTGA
- a CDS encoding O-methyltransferase, which yields MRTPDYPSSDATKWAQVDSWFAEQLTPEKPDLQDTLTNNATHGLPAIDVSALQGKMLSLFVKMTRAVRVLEIGTLGGYSTIWMAKALPDNGCVTTIEFNPHHAAVARQNIENAGLTKRIELHNGAALDVLPTLKPPFDLIFIDADKVNNPRYLEWAIKLSGQGTVIVGDNVVRGGGVIDPGSNDPNVKGLRDFIQMIAEDERLDATAIQTVGEKGWDGFVMAIVN from the coding sequence ATGCGCACCCCTGATTATCCCTCCAGCGATGCAACAAAATGGGCACAGGTCGATAGCTGGTTTGCTGAGCAACTCACGCCCGAAAAGCCGGACCTGCAAGACACCCTCACAAATAACGCCACTCATGGATTACCTGCCATTGATGTATCGGCCTTACAAGGCAAGATGCTGTCACTCTTCGTTAAAATGACCCGTGCGGTACGCGTGCTTGAAATCGGGACCCTCGGAGGCTACAGCACCATTTGGATGGCTAAAGCATTACCCGATAACGGATGCGTCACGACTATCGAGTTTAATCCGCATCATGCAGCAGTGGCTCGCCAGAATATTGAGAATGCTGGACTGACCAAACGCATCGAACTTCATAATGGCGCAGCCCTGGATGTGTTACCCACCCTCAAGCCGCCCTTTGACCTCATTTTTATCGATGCCGATAAAGTTAATAATCCGCGTTATCTGGAGTGGGCAATAAAACTGTCTGGGCAAGGAACGGTAATCGTCGGGGATAATGTGGTGCGTGGCGGAGGCGTGATTGATCCTGGAAGCAATGACCCTAATGTGAAGGGACTGAGAGACTTTATACAGATGATTGCCGAAGACGAACGACTGGACGCGACCGCCATCCAGACTGTTGGTGAGAAAGGATGGGATGGCTTTGTCATGGCAATCGTTAATTGA
- a CDS encoding type II toxin-antitoxin system YafO family toxin, translated as MAYAVSIHKDVEFQQIAKPYAKALQDWKNNGVLPDRFGSEGQWEHNARLCDSHVYKIHIRLPAEQAWPKNRAQIDRTSDHYLVYTKHWMSEERIQIISIMSPKGHQMANTSFLAVLEARAEDFQNE; from the coding sequence ATGGCATATGCGGTTAGTATTCATAAGGATGTGGAGTTTCAGCAGATAGCTAAGCCTTATGCTAAAGCCCTCCAGGACTGGAAGAATAACGGTGTTCTGCCTGACCGGTTCGGAAGTGAGGGGCAGTGGGAGCACAATGCCAGGCTCTGTGACTCACACGTTTATAAGATACACATCAGACTCCCAGCTGAGCAAGCATGGCCTAAGAACCGAGCACAGATTGATCGGACATCAGATCATTATCTGGTTTATACAAAGCACTGGATGAGTGAGGAGAGGATTCAGATCATCAGCATCATGAGTCCCAAAGGACACCAGATGGCCAATACATCATTTTTGGCGGTGTTAGAGGCGAGAGCCGAGGATTTTCAAAATGAATAA
- a CDS encoding NADPH-dependent F420 reductase, translated as MKSTLYLFCCLILCVSTSVLAQTLPRIGIIGAGSMGGTLGRLWVKAGYPVFFSSRHPQELQPLIASLGPLAKAGTPQQAAEFGDVVVMAVPYGALPSLGKSLADPLKGKVVLDVANPYPQRDGDVATQALQVGSGVYSAGLFPEARVVRGFNSLAASSLASNAHRSGEALAVPLAGDDKKALDTVVQLTKAAGFAPVVVGDLSKARLFQPGSDLFLQTMTADELKQAINQ; from the coding sequence ATGAAATCAACGCTTTATCTGTTTTGTTGCTTAATTCTGTGTGTCAGTACCAGCGTGCTGGCACAAACCCTGCCTCGTATCGGTATTATCGGTGCCGGATCGATGGGGGGAACGCTTGGCCGCTTGTGGGTAAAAGCGGGTTACCCGGTCTTTTTTTCTTCCCGACATCCACAGGAATTACAGCCACTGATCGCCTCGCTCGGTCCCCTGGCGAAGGCGGGTACACCCCAACAGGCCGCTGAGTTCGGTGATGTGGTTGTCATGGCTGTACCTTACGGTGCTCTGCCTTCCCTGGGGAAAAGCCTGGCTGATCCGTTGAAGGGCAAAGTGGTGCTGGATGTAGCCAACCCCTACCCGCAGAGAGATGGTGATGTTGCCACCCAGGCGTTACAGGTTGGAAGCGGTGTTTACAGTGCCGGTCTGTTTCCGGAGGCTCGCGTTGTGCGCGGATTTAATTCGCTGGCGGCTTCCAGTCTTGCATCCAATGCGCATCGGAGCGGCGAGGCTCTGGCCGTACCTCTGGCCGGAGACGACAAAAAGGCGCTGGATACTGTCGTACAATTGACGAAAGCCGCTGGTTTTGCCCCGGTTGTGGTGGGGGATCTGAGCAAAGCCAGGTTATTTCAGCCAGGCAGTGATTTATTTTTACAAACGATGACGGCGGATGAGTTAAAACAGGCGATTAACCAATGA
- a CDS encoding SDR family NAD(P)-dependent oxidoreductase, protein MDLGLKNARVMLSGGTRGIGRAIAEAFLSEGATVAFCARKGEEIAAAQAALGERAFGYKVDVTEPEQLNTWAAEAAAQMGGIDIVIPNVSALAGGSDPETWRLAFETDLLGSVGMVNAALPWLRQSQSGSIVLISSVSGREVDMFAEPYGVLKSALIHYGKTLSAKLAAENIRVNTVSPGNVYFTDGVWGKIERETPELFAECLAMNPMGRMARPDEVAKAVLFLASSAASFTTGTNLTVDGGLTKGVQF, encoded by the coding sequence ATGGATTTGGGTCTCAAGAATGCCAGAGTCATGCTGAGTGGTGGAACACGCGGAATTGGCCGAGCCATTGCCGAAGCATTTTTATCCGAAGGGGCCACTGTCGCATTTTGTGCCAGAAAGGGTGAAGAGATTGCGGCGGCACAAGCCGCACTGGGAGAGCGTGCCTTTGGCTATAAAGTCGATGTCACAGAACCTGAACAGTTAAACACTTGGGCGGCGGAAGCTGCCGCACAAATGGGCGGTATCGATATCGTTATTCCCAATGTCAGCGCCCTGGCCGGGGGTTCTGATCCTGAAACCTGGCGTCTCGCTTTTGAAACCGACCTGCTCGGTTCAGTGGGGATGGTGAACGCGGCTTTGCCCTGGCTTCGCCAGTCGCAATCGGGATCTATCGTGCTTATTTCAAGCGTGTCTGGTCGTGAAGTGGATATGTTTGCTGAACCCTATGGCGTACTCAAGAGCGCGTTGATCCACTATGGAAAAACCCTGTCGGCAAAGCTGGCCGCTGAAAACATTCGCGTCAATACCGTTTCTCCTGGCAACGTCTACTTTACCGACGGGGTGTGGGGGAAAATCGAACGTGAGACACCTGAACTGTTTGCCGAATGCCTGGCGATGAACCCAATGGGGCGTATGGCACGTCCGGACGAGGTGGCGAAAGCCGTGCTTTTTCTGGCAAGCTCCGCAGCGAGCTTTACCACAGGGACTAACCTCACTGTCGATGGCGGGCTGACTAAAGGCGTGCAGTTTTAA
- a CDS encoding LysR family transcriptional regulator, producing the protein MQLSQLRAFCAVAQTGSISGAARVLNRVPSGITVRIQQLEQDLGCELFLRDRQGMSLSQNGRLLLEHAQRILDLTDSTRLLMREEDLGGKLVIGALDVVLVDFMPALIGTFRKRYSGIGLDIRHEASEVLVQHVADGTLDIALTDGPVQSKALESRLAFVDEMLLITELNHPAVTTPSDLQCSELYGFRHDCSFRFRMDRWLAEERINHLPVTEIESYHTMLACVTAGMGAAWVLRSVLQTLPGHQLVRSHSLGKVGYTEIHYLWRSGHLSPNARRLMETGSELGERRNTRSWSKI; encoded by the coding sequence ATGCAACTTTCTCAACTCAGAGCTTTCTGTGCGGTCGCGCAAACCGGGTCGATCTCGGGTGCGGCCCGGGTGTTAAACCGAGTACCTTCCGGCATCACGGTGCGCATTCAGCAACTGGAACAGGATTTGGGCTGTGAACTGTTTCTTCGCGACCGGCAGGGGATGTCGCTGTCGCAGAACGGTCGCTTACTGCTGGAGCATGCTCAACGCATTCTGGACCTCACCGACAGTACGCGACTTTTGATGCGAGAAGAAGATTTGGGCGGCAAACTGGTGATTGGCGCTCTGGATGTGGTTTTGGTTGATTTCATGCCCGCACTGATTGGCACCTTTCGTAAAAGATACAGCGGCATTGGTCTCGACATCCGGCACGAAGCCTCTGAAGTTTTAGTGCAACATGTGGCTGATGGGACGCTCGACATCGCACTGACGGATGGCCCGGTACAGTCAAAGGCACTGGAGAGCCGACTGGCCTTCGTGGACGAAATGTTGCTGATTACGGAGCTTAATCATCCCGCCGTAACAACGCCATCGGACCTCCAGTGTTCAGAGCTCTATGGTTTTCGGCATGATTGTTCTTTTCGTTTTCGCATGGATCGATGGCTGGCCGAAGAACGTATCAACCATCTGCCTGTCACGGAAATTGAGTCATACCATACGATGCTGGCCTGCGTAACAGCAGGGATGGGGGCGGCGTGGGTGTTGCGATCGGTATTACAAACCTTACCCGGTCATCAGCTTGTGCGTAGCCACTCACTTGGCAAGGTCGGGTATACCGAAATCCATTATCTCTGGCGCAGCGGGCATTTATCCCCGAATGCCCGCCGGTTGATGGAAACAGGGAGTGAACTGGGCGAACGGCGTAATACCCGTAGCTGGAGCAAAATATGA
- a CDS encoding methyl-accepting chemotaxis protein: MNITQRLTLAFVLLSASLVITGIISLKLLAGFQERFEFVQVNAIPSIKDLGELIDRSNRLSISLYRHQSQTDNAKMPPVEQQIMQRIADIKTLADYYLKNDISSDEDQRMTEKGLAILQQVESRLPAFLNASRSHQDDVTLSMLDSENGIGGAITQLKDNYRKQLALNIALGDGLRTINQQTYQRTLWGMNIGVTTALILLGALTAMTIIRIRRSLKRVGDIMNHVGENLDLSVSADASSKDEVGTMARSFNQLLGRVGSALASVSTASHSVSSASAQIAAGNEDLSSRTEQQAASLEQTAASMAELSETVRQTADNTRQASRLASNATELSDASEASLASMLATMTEIRSSSKKITEIVTLIEGIAFQTNILALNAAVEAARAGEHGKGFAVVAGEVRNLSQRSTQAAREIKHLIDSSYNLVESGAVQAEAVEGNMAGLKTAFRQVNDLVNEIAAAAEEQNTGITQVHLAISQMDDVTQQNAALVEEASAASASLQDQASSLSALVSQFTLTTNDVQAKSVHTNKTVSTVKTLPLQPVSLDKTADANWQSF, from the coding sequence ATGAATATCACTCAAAGGCTTACCCTGGCTTTCGTTCTACTATCAGCGTCACTGGTTATTACCGGTATTATCTCGCTCAAACTTTTGGCCGGGTTTCAGGAGCGCTTCGAATTCGTACAGGTCAACGCGATTCCTTCAATAAAAGATTTAGGTGAACTTATTGATCGGAGCAACCGACTTTCCATTTCGCTATACCGGCACCAGAGCCAGACCGATAACGCTAAAATGCCTCCGGTTGAACAACAGATAATGCAACGGATAGCGGATATCAAAACACTCGCTGATTACTACCTCAAAAACGATATCTCCAGCGATGAAGACCAAAGAATGACCGAGAAAGGCTTAGCCATATTGCAACAAGTTGAATCTCGTCTGCCTGCATTTCTCAATGCATCGCGATCGCATCAGGATGACGTCACGCTGAGCATGCTTGATAGCGAGAATGGCATCGGCGGGGCCATTACCCAGCTTAAAGATAATTATCGCAAACAGCTGGCGCTAAACATTGCACTCGGGGACGGATTGCGCACCATTAATCAGCAAACCTACCAGCGTACTTTGTGGGGCATGAACATTGGTGTCACAACAGCCCTTATCCTGCTCGGCGCGCTTACGGCGATGACGATTATCAGAATCCGCCGCAGTCTTAAACGTGTTGGCGATATCATGAACCATGTGGGTGAAAACCTGGACTTGAGTGTCTCGGCAGACGCCAGTAGCAAAGATGAAGTCGGTACGATGGCCCGTTCATTTAACCAGCTTCTTGGTCGTGTGGGTTCCGCACTTGCATCGGTGAGCACGGCCTCCCATTCTGTCAGCTCCGCTTCCGCGCAAATCGCAGCAGGTAATGAAGATCTGTCATCCCGAACGGAACAACAGGCAGCATCACTTGAGCAGACCGCAGCCAGCATGGCAGAGCTGAGCGAAACCGTCCGGCAGACGGCGGATAACACCCGTCAGGCCAGCCGTTTAGCCAGCAATGCAACTGAACTCTCTGACGCGAGCGAGGCATCGCTCGCCAGCATGTTGGCGACGATGACCGAGATCCGGAGCAGTTCGAAAAAAATTACCGAGATCGTAACCTTAATCGAAGGCATTGCATTCCAGACTAATATCCTGGCCCTCAATGCTGCGGTTGAAGCTGCCCGTGCGGGCGAACACGGTAAAGGGTTCGCTGTGGTGGCTGGCGAGGTACGCAATCTTTCCCAGCGATCTACCCAAGCTGCCCGGGAGATCAAGCACCTCATCGACAGCTCGTATAACTTGGTTGAATCCGGTGCTGTGCAGGCAGAAGCCGTCGAAGGAAATATGGCCGGTCTGAAAACCGCTTTCCGGCAGGTCAACGATTTGGTCAATGAGATCGCGGCGGCAGCCGAAGAACAGAACACCGGTATCACTCAGGTACATCTTGCCATCAGTCAAATGGATGATGTTACCCAGCAGAATGCGGCACTGGTTGAGGAAGCCTCCGCCGCCTCCGCTTCTCTTCAGGATCAGGCAAGCTCTTTATCTGCGCTGGTCAGCCAGTTCACCCTTACCACAAATGATGTTCAGGCGAAGTCAGTACACACCAACAAAACTGTCAGTACGGTAAAGACCTTGCCCCTTCAACCGGTATCCCTTGATAAGACGGCTGACGCTAACTGGCAAAGTTTCTAA
- a CDS encoding GlxA family transcriptional regulator encodes MRIAILALEGSVLSAVAGLTDLFWITNKAIAGSPTHAAKFPGKTFETLVVSADGGPVWDTEGRLIHIDSSFQAAGQPDVVIAPGMLLGADLRPLNIANIRLAAAWFKKVYENGALVAASGTGGVVLGEAGLLQGRSYATTWWVSHMLQERYPDAIPARGETLVEDRGVLTTGGCFSWISLALKIIEKGAGAEVAHLTSEMSLADNHFLGQHLGTPLESLSAGTSLLVRAQEIIRFQNPSINAAQLAVALNTTERTLQRRLKTLSQETPKEFITRIRIESACTMLTSTSVSIRQISRDCGYSEETSFRKAFNQMMEMSPAQYRQWMAAKATSGRN; translated from the coding sequence ATGCGTATTGCCATACTTGCCCTGGAAGGCAGCGTTCTTTCCGCTGTTGCAGGACTGACCGATTTATTCTGGATCACCAATAAAGCCATCGCCGGTTCCCCCACTCATGCGGCTAAATTCCCGGGAAAAACCTTTGAAACTCTGGTGGTCAGTGCCGATGGCGGACCGGTCTGGGATACTGAAGGCCGGCTTATTCACATCGACAGTTCTTTTCAGGCGGCAGGACAACCTGATGTGGTGATTGCACCGGGCATGTTACTCGGAGCGGACCTGCGGCCGCTAAACATAGCCAATATCCGCCTGGCCGCCGCCTGGTTTAAGAAAGTGTATGAGAACGGTGCTCTGGTCGCTGCTTCCGGTACCGGAGGCGTCGTTCTCGGCGAAGCCGGTTTGCTACAGGGAAGGTCTTATGCAACTACATGGTGGGTCAGTCATATGCTGCAAGAACGTTATCCAGACGCCATTCCGGCACGGGGTGAAACACTGGTCGAAGACCGGGGAGTGCTGACCACTGGCGGGTGTTTTTCCTGGATATCACTGGCCCTAAAGATCATTGAAAAAGGTGCCGGTGCAGAGGTGGCTCATCTCACGTCAGAGATGTCACTGGCGGATAACCATTTCCTGGGCCAACACCTTGGCACACCGCTGGAATCGCTGAGTGCCGGGACGTCGCTGCTGGTTCGTGCCCAGGAGATCATTCGATTTCAGAACCCTTCCATCAATGCGGCACAGCTGGCCGTTGCCTTAAATACCACCGAACGCACCCTGCAAAGAAGGTTAAAGACACTATCCCAGGAAACACCAAAGGAATTCATTACAAGAATCCGGATTGAATCGGCTTGTACCATGCTAACCAGCACCAGTGTCAGTATTCGTCAGATTTCGAGGGACTGTGGTTATTCTGAAGAGACCTCATTTCGCAAAGCATTTAATCAGATGATGGAAATGTCACCAGCGCAATATCGTCAATGGATGGCCGCGAAAGCAACGTCCGGTCGGAATTAA
- a CDS encoding LysR family transcriptional regulator yields MDSFTSLTSFVRTAEALSFVEAARSLGISASAVGKNVARLENKLGVRLFNRSTRNVSLTAEGVVLLARCQHILEQLREAEAELTSTVEQPAGKLRVSLPVIGYRLLLPLLPAFTQRYPDIELELDFSDRLVNIIDEGFDVAIRSGEIADSRLTAKTLGNFNFVLCASPAYLDAHGAPASPEELSNHKCVLFRFPATGLIQPWELREMRITGDFNPASVLTANNIEAVIRISTSGLGISYVPDFVVREAFNQGELKEVLAGSCIKQGTFSALWPTSRYLSPRIRCFIDFMAENWIG; encoded by the coding sequence ATGGACAGTTTTACTTCACTGACTTCTTTTGTTCGCACAGCCGAAGCCCTGAGCTTTGTAGAAGCAGCACGGTCCCTGGGTATTTCCGCATCGGCAGTGGGCAAGAACGTTGCCAGACTTGAAAACAAACTGGGTGTCAGGCTTTTTAATCGCAGCACTCGCAATGTCAGCCTGACGGCTGAAGGTGTGGTATTGCTGGCACGCTGTCAGCACATTCTTGAACAGTTGCGGGAAGCCGAAGCCGAGCTGACCAGCACCGTGGAGCAACCCGCAGGGAAATTGAGGGTTTCACTTCCGGTAATTGGCTATCGGTTGCTGCTTCCCCTGCTTCCTGCCTTTACCCAGCGTTACCCTGATATTGAGCTGGAATTGGACTTCAGCGATCGACTGGTCAACATTATCGATGAAGGTTTCGATGTGGCTATTCGCAGTGGGGAAATAGCGGATTCCAGGCTGACAGCAAAAACGTTGGGTAATTTTAACTTCGTGCTCTGCGCCAGCCCCGCTTATCTTGATGCGCATGGTGCACCTGCGTCACCCGAAGAGTTGAGCAACCATAAATGTGTTCTCTTTCGCTTCCCTGCCACCGGGCTTATCCAACCCTGGGAGCTGCGCGAGATGCGTATCACCGGTGATTTTAATCCCGCGTCCGTGTTAACGGCGAACAATATTGAAGCTGTCATCCGTATCAGTACCTCAGGGCTGGGGATCAGTTATGTCCCTGACTTTGTCGTGCGTGAAGCTTTCAATCAGGGAGAACTGAAAGAAGTTCTGGCCGGTTCTTGCATAAAGCAGGGCACCTTTTCCGCATTGTGGCCAACCAGTCGCTATCTTTCCCCGCGGATACGCTGTTTTATTGATTTTATGGCTGAAAATTGGATTGGCTGA